One genomic region from Sorangium aterium encodes:
- a CDS encoding ferredoxin--NADP reductase has translation MVPGYTEETVLEVHHWTDKLFTLKTTRSPSFRFANGQFCMMGLVVAGKPLVRAYSLASANHEETLEFFSIKVPNGPLTSRLQHIAVGETILVGKRATGTLTIGNLRPGRTLWLLATGTGLAPFLSVVKDPETYERFERVVITHTCRRAQDLAYARYLEHELAADELLGEIVRPKLRYYPSVTREAFKTEGRITALIESGRIFADLALPALDPAHDRLMLCGSSEMLADTAALLESRGFEEGNSGEPGDYLVEKAFAGEKRSPLASASPIGSTNLSGPA, from the coding sequence ATGGTACCCGGCTACACAGAAGAGACGGTGCTCGAGGTCCACCACTGGACGGACAAGCTCTTCACGCTCAAGACCACCCGCTCGCCGAGCTTCCGCTTCGCGAACGGGCAATTCTGCATGATGGGGCTCGTGGTCGCGGGCAAGCCGCTCGTCCGCGCGTACTCCCTCGCGAGCGCAAACCACGAGGAGACGCTCGAGTTCTTCTCGATCAAGGTGCCGAACGGCCCGCTGACCTCGCGCCTGCAGCACATTGCCGTCGGCGAGACGATCCTCGTCGGCAAGCGCGCGACGGGCACGCTCACGATCGGCAACCTGCGGCCGGGCCGGACCCTGTGGCTCCTGGCGACCGGGACCGGCCTGGCGCCGTTCCTCAGCGTCGTCAAGGACCCCGAGACGTACGAGCGCTTCGAGCGCGTGGTCATCACGCACACGTGCCGCCGCGCGCAGGATCTCGCGTACGCGCGCTACCTCGAGCACGAGCTCGCGGCGGACGAGCTGCTCGGCGAGATCGTGCGGCCCAAGCTCCGCTATTACCCGTCCGTCACCCGCGAGGCGTTCAAGACCGAGGGCCGGATCACCGCGCTCATCGAGTCCGGCCGCATCTTCGCCGATCTGGCGCTGCCCGCGCTCGACCCCGCGCACGATCGGCTGATGCTCTGCGGCAGCTCGGAGATGCTCGCCGACACCGCCGCGCTCCTGGAGTCGCGCGGCTTCGAGGAGGGCAACAGCGGCGAGCCGGGCGACTACCTCGTGGAGAAGGCCTTCGCGGGCGAGAAGCGCTCCCCGCTCGCCAGCGCGTCGCCGATCGGAAGCACGAACCTGTCCGGCCCGGCGTGA